A portion of the Leptospira broomii serovar Hurstbridge str. 5399 genome contains these proteins:
- a CDS encoding Crp/Fnr family transcriptional regulator, whose amino-acid sequence MLEKIKSDFPFFAKYWDEYEHMFKEEIIPAKKLLLRQGEIAKYVYFLDQGCLRLGFNDNDREITFQFFFECQAITSMESFKSYSPSPFFLESIEPSRLFALGRDDALMLYNKHEEFKDYLIEFLFSRVTNYIRLFLSRIKDTPEERYLDLIRNHPEIVNRIPQHYIASYLGITPVSLSRIRNRVWSERR is encoded by the coding sequence ATGCTAGAAAAGATTAAATCCGATTTTCCCTTCTTCGCAAAATATTGGGACGAGTATGAACATATGTTCAAAGAGGAAATCATTCCCGCAAAAAAATTACTCCTGCGCCAAGGGGAGATAGCAAAATACGTATACTTCCTGGATCAAGGTTGCCTCCGCTTGGGATTTAACGACAACGATAGGGAAATTACGTTTCAATTTTTCTTCGAATGCCAAGCTATTACCTCGATGGAAAGCTTCAAATCCTATTCCCCGAGTCCCTTTTTTCTCGAAAGCATAGAACCTTCCCGACTATTCGCATTGGGTCGAGACGATGCGTTGATGCTATATAATAAGCACGAGGAATTTAAAGATTATTTGATCGAATTCCTTTTTTCAAGAGTCACCAATTACATCCGATTATTTCTCTCCAGAATTAAAGATACGCCGGAAGAAAGATATTTGGATCTAATAAGAAACCATCCTGAAATTGTTAATCGAATACCGCAGCATTATATAGCTTCTTATCTAGGAATTACGCCTGTCTCACTAAGCAGAATACGTAATCGAGTCTGGTCCGAGCGTCGTTAA
- a CDS encoding glycosyltransferase family 4 protein yields the protein MEHSLKLSTVSRIAFIGNYLPRQCGIATFTTDLCEAIASAYQETTCIALPVNDIESGYAYPSRVRFELTEKDIESYHRAADFLNVNNVDLVCLQFEYGIFGGRAGSHILALLRNLRMPIVTTLHTILEDPDPDQRQVLKQVASLSDRIVVMSERAVEFLQTIYGIQPDKIDLIPHGIPDMPFVDPSFHKDLFGVEGKVVLLSFGLLSPNKGLETVIAALPAILSKHPNVVYIILGATHPHIVRNEGETYRLSLEWLAHEKRVEGNVIFYNRFVALEELIEFIGATDIYITPYLDPAQIVSGTLAYTLGAGKAVISTPYWYAQEMLSEGRGALVPFRDSVALADQVIDLLDNEAKRHSMRKRAYLYGREMIWPQVAKRYMQSFERARVERRHFSSHGFSIKPLDKRRGELPPLKLDHLRHMTDDTGILQHAFFTIPNYEEGYTTDDNARALMVSTLMQELGSGKVFGPAFRYLAFVWYAYNPETGRFRNFMDYQRNWLEANGSDDSHGRSLWALGTVLGRASIPTLPSIAGRLFEQALPAILQTSSPRAWAFALIGIHEYLQRFAGDRMASQVKEELAGRLHTLYQNNNAKDWHWFESGLSYCNAVLPHSMLLSGRSIPNDSMTQIGLESLSWLADLQRADAEGGHFVPIGSNGFYPRGGEHARFDQQPVEAQAMVSACLEAYRSSRDPRWRKEARRAFEWFLGRNDLSSPVYDPTTGGCRDGLHPDRVNENQGAESTLAFLQSLLELRLAENPLDIEEI from the coding sequence ATGGAACACAGCTTGAAATTATCCACCGTTAGTCGCATTGCTTTTATCGGAAATTACCTTCCTCGTCAATGTGGAATCGCCACGTTCACAACCGATCTTTGCGAGGCAATTGCGTCAGCCTACCAAGAGACGACTTGCATCGCTTTACCTGTTAACGATATAGAATCGGGGTATGCGTACCCGAGTCGTGTTCGATTTGAGCTGACCGAAAAAGATATCGAATCTTATCACCGTGCCGCCGATTTTTTGAACGTCAATAATGTAGATCTTGTTTGCTTACAATTCGAATATGGAATTTTCGGCGGACGAGCCGGTAGTCATATCCTCGCGCTCTTACGGAATTTGCGTATGCCAATCGTGACGACTTTACATACAATTTTGGAAGATCCGGATCCCGATCAGCGTCAGGTTCTGAAACAGGTCGCTTCTCTATCGGATCGAATAGTCGTAATGAGCGAGAGAGCCGTTGAATTTCTACAGACGATATACGGTATTCAACCCGACAAAATCGATCTCATTCCGCACGGGATTCCGGATATGCCTTTTGTCGATCCGAGTTTTCATAAAGATCTGTTTGGCGTGGAAGGCAAAGTGGTTCTTCTAAGCTTCGGTTTACTCTCGCCTAACAAGGGACTCGAAACGGTCATCGCAGCTTTACCAGCGATTTTGAGTAAACATCCTAATGTGGTATATATTATTTTAGGTGCAACTCATCCGCATATCGTTCGAAACGAGGGAGAGACATACCGGCTTTCTCTGGAATGGTTAGCGCACGAGAAACGAGTGGAAGGTAACGTTATTTTCTATAATAGGTTTGTGGCTCTGGAAGAACTGATCGAATTCATCGGCGCAACGGACATCTACATTACTCCTTACCTCGATCCCGCACAAATAGTTTCGGGTACTCTTGCATATACTCTCGGAGCCGGCAAGGCTGTTATCTCGACTCCTTACTGGTATGCCCAAGAGATGCTCTCCGAGGGCAGAGGAGCATTGGTTCCCTTTAGGGATTCCGTTGCATTGGCCGATCAAGTGATCGATCTATTGGATAACGAAGCCAAGCGTCATTCTATGAGAAAGCGAGCCTACCTGTATGGACGTGAGATGATTTGGCCTCAAGTCGCAAAACGTTATATGCAAAGTTTTGAGAGAGCCCGCGTCGAGCGTCGACATTTTTCTTCGCACGGTTTTTCGATCAAGCCTTTGGATAAAAGACGAGGCGAGTTACCTCCTCTCAAGTTGGATCACTTGCGCCACATGACGGACGATACGGGCATATTGCAGCACGCGTTCTTTACAATTCCTAACTATGAGGAAGGTTATACAACGGACGATAATGCGAGAGCTTTGATGGTAAGCACGCTTATGCAGGAACTTGGAAGCGGCAAGGTCTTCGGTCCTGCCTTTCGTTATTTGGCATTTGTATGGTACGCATACAATCCTGAGACGGGACGTTTTCGTAACTTTATGGATTATCAACGAAACTGGTTGGAAGCTAACGGATCGGATGATAGTCATGGCCGGTCTTTATGGGCATTGGGAACCGTTCTCGGCCGCGCTAGTATCCCGACTCTTCCGAGTATCGCCGGACGATTATTCGAACAAGCTCTTCCTGCTATTTTGCAAACCTCCAGTCCTCGAGCCTGGGCATTCGCTCTTATCGGCATTCACGAATATCTTCAACGGTTTGCAGGGGATCGAATGGCAAGCCAAGTCAAGGAAGAATTAGCGGGAAGGCTGCACACCTTATATCAAAATAATAATGCCAAAGACTGGCATTGGTTCGAATCGGGACTCAGTTATTGCAATGCGGTTTTACCACACTCGATGTTATTATCGGGGAGATCGATTCCGAACGACTCGATGACTCAAATCGGACTCGAATCGCTATCTTGGCTGGCGGACTTGCAGCGTGCCGACGCGGAGGGCGGGCATTTCGTTCCGATCGGATCCAACGGCTTTTATCCGCGAGGCGGAGAGCATGCAAGATTTGACCAACAACCGGTAGAAGCGCAGGCGATGGTTTCCGCTTGCCTCGAAGCCTATCGCAGTAGCCGAGACCCTCGTTGGCGCAAGGAAGCTAGGCGAGCTTTCGAATGGTTTTTAGGTCGAAACGATTTAAGCTCTCCCGTCTACGATCCTACCACCGGAGGCTGTAGGGACGGTCTGCATCCGGATAGAGTAAATGAAAATCAAGGCGCCGAGTCCACACTCGCATTTCTACAAAGCTTATTGGAACTTCGATTAGCGGAGAATCCGCTAGACATAGAGGAAATTTAA
- a CDS encoding sensor histidine kinase — protein MDEQRQRNILLVEDDAIIGMNESRQLTDYGYRVRHVLKGQEAILAIDSVNSDIDLILMDIDLGKELDGTEIAKIILKDHDIPILFLSSRADREIVKKTEGITSYGYVVKNSGIIVLDASIKMAFRLHDAYVNMQKQKFEIESKSNELKFLEMRYRRLFEAAKDGILILDAVNGKIVDVNPFLIQLLGYSKDQLLEKSIWEINAFRNADYSKKLFKELQETGYARYANLPLETSDGRKVHVEFVSNVYLVAGERVIQCNIRDVEDRNRHENSLAADIDEKVSMLRELQHRTKNSFTMITSLINLRSIASDSVDTKRVLDELNLRVSSISDLYSLLYETDSFREVQLQIYANKVIDSMVQFSENVTVNKMIEGITVPAKDAATIGMILVELLSNVIKYAFPEKRNGTINIEIRKVEDKVLISVGDNGVGVGKNVDILQAKTLGLHLVRLMVNQLNGGIKLINENGTKIIITLPLDILSKI, from the coding sequence GTGGACGAGCAAAGGCAAAGAAATATTCTCCTAGTTGAGGACGACGCCATTATCGGCATGAACGAGTCCAGGCAATTAACGGATTATGGATATCGTGTCCGTCACGTACTGAAAGGTCAAGAAGCGATACTTGCTATCGACAGTGTGAATTCGGATATAGATCTAATTCTTATGGATATTGACCTCGGAAAAGAATTGGACGGAACAGAAATTGCTAAGATTATACTCAAAGATCACGATATACCTATTTTATTCCTGTCAAGTAGAGCTGATCGAGAAATTGTAAAAAAAACAGAGGGTATAACTTCCTACGGTTACGTCGTTAAAAATTCGGGCATCATCGTATTAGATGCCTCGATTAAAATGGCCTTCCGGTTACATGATGCTTACGTAAATATGCAAAAGCAGAAGTTCGAAATCGAGTCCAAGAGTAATGAACTAAAATTTCTCGAGATGCGATATCGAAGATTATTCGAAGCTGCGAAGGACGGAATATTAATACTTGATGCAGTAAACGGAAAGATCGTTGACGTTAATCCATTTCTGATCCAGTTGCTCGGATATTCGAAGGATCAGCTATTGGAAAAAAGTATTTGGGAAATTAACGCTTTTCGAAACGCGGATTATTCGAAAAAATTATTTAAAGAATTACAGGAAACCGGTTATGCTCGGTATGCGAATTTGCCCTTAGAAACGTCTGATGGAAGGAAAGTTCATGTGGAGTTCGTAAGTAACGTGTATTTGGTCGCGGGAGAACGCGTGATTCAATGCAATATTCGCGATGTTGAAGACAGGAATCGACATGAAAATTCTCTCGCTGCGGATATTGACGAAAAAGTTTCTATGTTACGAGAACTACAGCATAGAACAAAAAATAGTTTTACCATGATAACAAGTCTGATTAACCTCAGATCCATTGCCTCGGATTCCGTGGATACGAAACGGGTGCTTGACGAGTTAAATTTGAGAGTGAGCTCAATTTCGGATTTATATTCCCTGTTGTACGAAACTGATTCGTTCAGAGAGGTGCAACTGCAGATATACGCTAACAAAGTCATCGATTCAATGGTGCAATTTTCCGAAAACGTTACGGTAAATAAAATGATCGAAGGAATAACTGTCCCTGCCAAGGATGCTGCCACAATCGGCATGATCCTTGTCGAACTACTATCTAATGTCATTAAATATGCATTTCCTGAAAAGAGGAATGGCACCATTAATATTGAAATTCGAAAGGTGGAGGATAAAGTGCTCATATCGGTCGGGGACAACGGGGTAGGTGTCGGAAAGAACGTCGATATACTTCAAGCCAAAACGCTCGGTCTTCATTTGGTAAGATTAATGGTGAATCAGCTGAATGGCGGAATTAAATTAATCAATGAAAATGGAACGAAAATTATAATCACACTTCCTCTGGATATTTTGTCTAAAATATAG